The Nitrospirota bacterium genome window below encodes:
- a CDS encoding carbon-nitrogen hydrolase family protein gives MRTGRIALLHLETIPGAVEHNQYVIVEAIKRAAAVRARWIVTPELAVCGLQFPRLIGVDWIKPQPDPWMQRMCRLVKELQCTLFIGCPERDGSRLYNSVFVINTHGEIIGRHRKLNVASDSLSWSSPGDDAVPIECDGIKVGILVCSDAYTQNIARALRFGGAQIYVSPASWGPGIHGPNGEWEARTHETGLPLIVCNRTGAERTLEFWKAPSLVVANGERVLSHTSDQSVILTVDWDFSSMKPRSAGFQAEYVKAR, from the coding sequence ATGAGGACTGGCAGAATTGCGCTCTTGCATCTTGAGACGATTCCTGGAGCCGTCGAGCACAATCAATACGTGATTGTCGAAGCGATCAAGCGAGCCGCCGCCGTCAGGGCGAGGTGGATCGTCACACCGGAACTGGCCGTATGCGGCCTCCAGTTCCCTCGATTGATTGGGGTCGACTGGATCAAGCCCCAGCCGGATCCATGGATGCAACGCATGTGCCGGTTAGTGAAAGAGCTGCAATGCACATTGTTCATCGGATGTCCTGAGCGCGATGGGAGTCGACTCTACAATTCGGTATTCGTGATCAACACTCATGGGGAAATCATCGGCCGCCATCGCAAGCTCAATGTCGCGAGCGACTCCTTGTCGTGGTCCAGTCCAGGGGACGACGCCGTCCCAATTGAGTGCGATGGCATCAAAGTCGGGATTCTCGTGTGTAGCGATGCTTATACGCAAAACATCGCCAGGGCGTTGAGATTTGGCGGGGCACAGATCTATGTATCGCCAGCCTCATGGGGGCCGGGCATCCACGGTCCGAACGGGGAGTGGGAGGCTCGCACGCACGAAACCGGCCTTCCTCTGATCGTCTGCAATCGAACTGGGGCCGAGCGCACACTCGAGTTTTGGAAGGCTCCAAGCCTCGTAGTTGCAAATGGGGAGCGAGTCTTGTCTCATACCTCGGACCAGTCGGTCATTCTGACGGTTGACTGGGATTTCAGCAGCATGAAGCCGCGATCCGCCGGCTTTCAGGCAGAGTACGTGAAAGCAAGATAA
- a CDS encoding helix-hairpin-helix domain-containing protein, with protein sequence MWQSLLLKLGMFAATLSVVFWIGWTLPGSFDRAQDLTAQPLEGGQFDDVSSGEPAAEVSPAPVAFVPQPSTAATPTQSHKHLLDLNRATEQDFDALPGIGARLAERIIAYRQSVGAFHSPDELRQVKGIGGKKFERIRPLITVMPDSESASRGKKRT encoded by the coding sequence ATGTGGCAGTCACTCCTGCTTAAACTCGGGATGTTCGCCGCGACCTTGAGTGTGGTTTTCTGGATCGGGTGGACCTTACCGGGTTCGTTCGACCGTGCCCAGGACCTGACAGCCCAACCGCTTGAGGGTGGGCAATTTGACGATGTTTCAAGCGGAGAACCCGCAGCGGAGGTGAGTCCAGCCCCTGTCGCTTTCGTACCGCAGCCTTCTACTGCCGCTACTCCAACACAATCTCACAAGCATCTTCTCGATCTGAACCGGGCGACGGAACAGGACTTTGATGCGCTGCCAGGAATCGGTGCCCGGTTAGCGGAGCGGATTATCGCGTATCGGCAATCAGTTGGCGCCTTTCACTCGCCTGATGAATTGCGGCAGGTGAAGGGGATTGGAGGCAAGAAGTTTGAACGGATCCGTCCATTGATTACGGTCATGCCGGATAGCGAATCAGCCAGTAGAGGGAAGAAGAGGACATGA
- a CDS encoding ABC transporter ATP-binding protein translates to MGRTSPLLPVDGPAIEVEGLSFRYSTMEGRGRMWTLDHLSFHVDAGEILGIVGPNGSGKSSLLKILSGLLPVGEGDVLLGGTSLQKRSQADIARLVAVVPQEYAQVFPFTVAETVLMGRFPHRTVRWWSMGIGVETASDLASAHQAMVDTDVVSLADRLVSDLSGGERQRVVIARALAQEPKILLLDEPTAFLDINHQIEICSLVARLRAERQLTVVLVSHDLNVASQYCDRVLMLKEGQLCRIGSPEETIRPEVLRIVYGCDVVVDAHPQTGRPRVTMPMNMV, encoded by the coding sequence ATGGGAAGAACAAGTCCCTTGTTGCCAGTAGACGGCCCTGCCATCGAAGTTGAAGGTCTGTCGTTCCGCTATTCCACTATGGAAGGTCGAGGGAGAATGTGGACGCTGGACCATCTCTCCTTCCATGTCGATGCCGGAGAAATCCTCGGTATCGTGGGGCCGAACGGGTCAGGGAAGTCGTCGTTGTTGAAAATTCTGTCCGGACTCCTGCCGGTCGGGGAAGGGGATGTCCTGCTGGGTGGGACTTCGCTTCAGAAACGGAGCCAGGCCGACATTGCCCGGTTGGTTGCGGTGGTACCGCAAGAATATGCGCAAGTCTTTCCGTTTACCGTGGCTGAGACTGTGTTAATGGGACGGTTTCCGCATCGGACGGTCCGTTGGTGGAGCATGGGAATCGGAGTTGAGACTGCGAGCGATCTTGCTTCTGCACACCAAGCCATGGTCGATACCGATGTTGTGTCGCTGGCCGATCGGTTGGTGTCCGACTTATCCGGGGGCGAACGGCAGCGAGTCGTGATTGCCAGAGCGCTGGCTCAGGAGCCGAAAATTCTGTTGCTCGATGAACCGACGGCCTTTCTCGACATCAACCACCAGATTGAGATTTGTTCGCTCGTCGCAAGACTAAGGGCTGAACGGCAATTGACAGTCGTCTTGGTGTCGCACGATCTGAATGTCGCAAGCCAGTATTGTGATCGTGTGCTGATGCTCAAGGAAGGCCAGCTCTGCCGTATTGGTTCGCCTGAAGAGACCATTCGCCCGGAGGTGCTTCGGATAGTGTACGGGTGCGACGTGGTTGTAGATGCCCATCCCCAGACAGGCCGGCCGCGTGTGACAATGCCGATGAACATGGTGTGA
- the lpdA gene encoding dihydrolipoyl dehydrogenase — MPAQKHIAILGAGPGGYVAAIRAAQLGASVTVIESHALGGVCLNWGCIPSKALLSVVELGDKVKKSEDMGLLVQGPVTYDLARMVARKNKVVATLVKGIATLFKAWNIEHVQGTGSLRDRQTVTVTAEDGTVRDIQADAIVIATGSSWPNLPQFPIDGAQILTSQHLLDLDIIPASLLIVGGGVEGCEFAALYNGLGTAVTIIELMPRVLPLEDEEISSTMGRELKKRGVTVLTGTTVERLERSAATITAHLKEGGEIAAEKLLVSVGRGLNSSGIGLERVGVQVGRRGEILVNERMETTVPGVYAIGDVVGKMMLAHVASAQGKVAVENIMGHETSIRYDVIPAGIFTLPEIGRVGMTEQQARERMQAVGQNPDVAVKVGRFRYAGVGKAQATGDTTGFFKVIAESPSGKILGVHIVGAHAADLVHEAAMAMQVGATVTEMAEMIHAHPTLAEGLMEAAEDVEGKAIHQARKRTQ; from the coding sequence ATGCCAGCTCAAAAGCACATCGCCATCCTCGGCGCGGGACCTGGCGGTTATGTCGCGGCGATCCGGGCTGCCCAGCTTGGCGCCAGCGTGACCGTCATCGAATCTCATGCCCTCGGCGGTGTCTGCTTGAATTGGGGTTGCATTCCGAGTAAGGCCCTTCTCTCGGTCGTCGAGCTCGGCGACAAGGTGAAGAAATCAGAAGACATGGGGCTACTCGTCCAAGGGCCCGTGACCTACGATCTCGCTCGGATGGTTGCGCGGAAAAACAAGGTGGTGGCAACGCTCGTGAAGGGGATTGCAACGCTATTTAAGGCCTGGAATATTGAACATGTGCAGGGGACCGGATCGCTGCGGGATCGGCAGACAGTCACGGTGACCGCGGAGGACGGCACGGTGCGGGATATTCAGGCCGACGCGATCGTGATTGCTACCGGGTCATCCTGGCCGAATCTGCCACAGTTTCCGATTGATGGCGCGCAGATTCTGACCAGCCAGCACCTCCTGGACCTCGACATCATTCCTGCCAGTCTCCTGATCGTTGGGGGAGGTGTCGAAGGCTGCGAGTTTGCGGCGCTCTATAATGGGCTCGGGACAGCAGTTACAATTATTGAATTGATGCCGCGAGTTCTTCCTCTGGAGGATGAAGAGATTTCTTCGACGATGGGACGGGAACTGAAAAAACGAGGCGTGACGGTCCTGACTGGGACCACCGTCGAGAGATTGGAGCGGTCGGCGGCGACCATCACGGCGCATCTTAAGGAAGGCGGAGAAATCGCAGCTGAAAAACTCCTGGTGTCTGTCGGGCGAGGATTGAACAGCAGCGGCATTGGTTTGGAGAGGGTTGGTGTGCAAGTGGGACGGCGAGGAGAAATTCTCGTCAACGAACGGATGGAAACCACCGTGCCGGGGGTCTATGCGATTGGGGATGTCGTCGGCAAGATGATGTTGGCCCATGTGGCCTCGGCTCAGGGCAAGGTTGCGGTCGAGAATATTATGGGGCATGAAACGTCGATCCGCTACGATGTCATCCCTGCCGGAATTTTTACCCTGCCGGAAATCGGTCGCGTCGGCATGACAGAACAGCAAGCGCGCGAACGAATGCAGGCTGTCGGACAGAATCCCGACGTGGCGGTGAAAGTCGGACGTTTTCGCTATGCCGGGGTAGGGAAGGCACAAGCAACAGGGGATACGACGGGGTTTTTCAAGGTCATTGCCGAGTCACCGAGCGGTAAGATTCTGGGGGTGCATATCGTCGGGGCCCACGCAGCAGATCTCGTGCATGAAGCGGCAATGGCGATGCAAGTCGGCGCAACGGTGACCGAGATGGCGGAGATGATCCATGCCCATCCGACGTTGGCCGAAGGCCTGATGGAAGCGGCTGAAGATGTTGAAGGGAAGGCGATTCACCAAGCGCGAAAGAGGACGCAATAA
- a CDS encoding 50S ribosomal protein L28: MAYTCDLCSKRRQSGHNVSHANNKTKRIFKPNLQPVRALVDGQTKRIRVCTRCLRSGKVQKSV, translated from the coding sequence GTGGCATATACATGCGATCTCTGCAGCAAGCGTCGCCAGTCCGGCCATAACGTCAGTCACGCCAATAACAAGACCAAACGAATCTTCAAACCCAACCTCCAACCAGTCCGGGCACTAGTCGACGGTCAGACCAAGCGCATCAGGGTCTGTACTCGCTGTCTCCGTAGCGGCAAAGTCCAAAAATCCGTATAG
- a CDS encoding iron ABC transporter permease, translated as MAHIVSSWTHAGSVLTLHRWITVVGGLLLACMAVLVLCLQFGATSVNIGNVVPAIMHLFRGDLAGSPGSETSEIILVQIRFPRVLMGFLVGGSLAAVGVTLQALLRNPLADPYVLGVSSGSALGVSMAMLFGIGSTFLLFPLLPLFGFAGGLLALILIYRLAQSKSRLPIHSLLLAGVILNAILTAFIMFITSIMEPNRSAGLMAWLMGSLTAPGYPALGIFLLYVLFVLAVLMHKAQLLNVLTLGEETARSLGVETEGVKKHLFALTALLTGAIVSVSGMIGFVGMVVPHAVRLLIGSDHRLLLPASALVGGMFLALADTIARTIMAPAEIPVGIVTALVGGPFFLYLLLWRKDRML; from the coding sequence ATGGCACATATCGTTTCATCATGGACCCATGCCGGTTCGGTGCTGACCCTCCATCGATGGATCACGGTGGTCGGCGGGCTGCTGCTGGCCTGTATGGCTGTCCTGGTGCTCTGTCTGCAGTTTGGTGCGACGTCAGTGAATATCGGCAACGTTGTGCCGGCAATCATGCATCTGTTTCGTGGAGATCTGGCCGGTTCACCGGGCTCAGAGACATCCGAGATCATTCTGGTACAAATTCGGTTTCCCCGAGTGCTCATGGGTTTTCTCGTGGGAGGGAGTTTGGCGGCGGTTGGTGTGACGCTTCAAGCGTTGCTAAGAAATCCTCTCGCCGATCCCTATGTGCTGGGCGTATCGAGCGGCTCTGCGCTCGGTGTCTCAATGGCCATGCTGTTCGGGATCGGCTCCACCTTCCTGCTCTTCCCTCTGCTGCCGCTGTTCGGGTTTGCCGGGGGCCTCCTGGCGCTTATCCTGATCTATCGCTTGGCGCAGTCGAAAAGCCGCCTGCCGATTCATAGCTTATTGCTGGCTGGTGTCATTCTGAATGCCATTTTGACGGCGTTCATCATGTTCATCACCTCGATCATGGAACCGAATCGATCGGCGGGATTGATGGCATGGTTAATGGGGTCGCTGACCGCACCTGGCTATCCGGCGCTGGGCATATTTCTCCTGTACGTCCTGTTCGTGCTCGCGGTCCTGATGCATAAAGCGCAGCTCTTAAATGTGTTGACCCTGGGAGAGGAAACTGCCCGTTCTCTCGGTGTGGAGACTGAGGGGGTCAAGAAACATCTCTTCGCTCTGACGGCGCTTCTGACCGGCGCGATTGTGTCGGTGAGCGGCATGATCGGATTCGTCGGCATGGTCGTTCCTCATGCGGTGCGCCTGCTCATCGGATCGGACCACCGGTTGCTGCTTCCCGCTTCGGCGCTCGTCGGGGGCATGTTTCTCGCTTTGGCCGACACGATAGCCCGAACGATCATGGCGCCGGCTGAAATCCCTGTGGGGATTGTGACGGCGCTCGTTGGTGGTCCGTTCTTCCTCTATCTCCTCCTGTGGCGAAAAGATCGGATGCTGTGA
- a CDS encoding cobalamin-binding protein produces MKRRQQGILTGMPFMAHVSAQAYVDDAGRRMYFARPPARIVSLAPSITEMLFAMEAGDQLVGVTDFCDYPPEAGEKPKLGYSNPNMEMLVALQPDLVVAPNDFLKPDIIAKLEQLNIPVFILGDKNVEGIFVHIQTLGRIVGRSSKADAVAMQLRQQVAAIQQRIQGMPRVRVLYVLNSQPLITVGPGSFIDQLIGMAGGINIAAKSTTPYPRLSLEAVLREDPEVLVFPVGKAEGISESEQQTWRQWSTMTAVKRGRLHQISADWLNRPGPRIAKGLESLANILHSDSSPDSRSER; encoded by the coding sequence ATGAAACGACGGCAACAGGGAATTTTGACCGGCATGCCCTTCATGGCGCACGTATCGGCGCAGGCCTATGTCGATGATGCCGGTCGACGCATGTATTTTGCCAGGCCTCCCGCCAGGATCGTCTCACTGGCGCCCAGCATTACCGAGATGTTGTTTGCGATGGAAGCTGGAGATCAGCTTGTCGGAGTCACAGACTTTTGCGACTATCCGCCGGAGGCCGGTGAGAAGCCGAAGCTGGGTTACTCCAATCCAAATATGGAAATGTTGGTGGCACTCCAACCGGATCTGGTGGTGGCGCCTAACGATTTCCTTAAGCCTGATATCATTGCCAAACTCGAACAGCTGAACATACCGGTGTTTATTTTGGGGGATAAGAATGTCGAGGGGATCTTTGTCCACATCCAGACACTAGGACGTATCGTCGGGCGATCGTCAAAAGCCGATGCAGTGGCCATGCAGCTCAGGCAGCAGGTAGCGGCGATCCAACAGCGCATTCAAGGAATGCCCCGGGTGCGGGTGCTCTATGTGTTGAATAGCCAGCCCTTGATCACTGTCGGGCCAGGAAGCTTTATCGATCAGCTGATTGGGATGGCTGGAGGAATTAATATTGCCGCAAAGAGCACAACCCCCTATCCACGACTCAGCCTGGAGGCTGTGCTCCGGGAGGATCCGGAAGTACTGGTGTTTCCTGTCGGCAAGGCGGAAGGCATCTCAGAAAGTGAGCAACAGACCTGGCGTCAGTGGTCAACGATGACGGCGGTCAAGCGTGGCAGGCTTCATCAGATCTCTGCCGATTGGCTCAACCGGCCTGGTCCGCGCATCGCCAAGGGACTTGAATCGCTCGCAAATATTTTACACTCCGACAGTTCGCCCGATAGCCGATCCGAACGATAA
- the gcvH gene encoding glycine cleavage system protein GcvH produces the protein MIPKDLRYHQEHEWVRVSGTQATVGISHFAQDALGDIVFIDMPKPGAVVKAGQQIGEVESTKTTSTIYTPVSGTISKINSDLKDHPEVVNSDPYGKGWMVVIDLSSTNEVDKLMAAAEYEAFLASQKKG, from the coding sequence ATGATTCCAAAGGACCTCCGGTACCACCAAGAGCATGAATGGGTGCGTGTGAGCGGCACGCAGGCCACAGTCGGCATCAGTCACTTTGCCCAGGATGCGTTGGGCGACATCGTGTTCATCGACATGCCGAAGCCCGGCGCTGTCGTGAAGGCTGGGCAGCAGATCGGTGAGGTCGAATCGACCAAGACCACGTCCACGATCTACACGCCTGTGAGTGGGACTATTAGCAAGATCAATAGCGACTTGAAAGATCATCCCGAAGTCGTGAACTCGGATCCCTATGGCAAGGGTTGGATGGTGGTGATTGATCTGTCGAGTACGAACGAAGTGGACAAGCTGATGGCTGCAGCGGAGTATGAGGCCTTCCTTGCCAGCCAGAAGAAAGGCTGA
- the ndk gene encoding nucleoside-diphosphate kinase, producing the protein MSERTLAIIKPDAVKKQAIGDIIARYEKAGLKPVAIRMMQFSTSTAEGFYAVHKARPFFQSLCSFMSSGPAVVLVLQGDNAIKKNRELMGATDPAKAEPGTIRKAHGTNIEFNAVHGSDSPETAKFEIGYFFAEMDLVG; encoded by the coding sequence ATGAGTGAACGAACATTAGCCATTATCAAGCCGGATGCCGTGAAGAAGCAGGCGATCGGCGATATTATTGCGCGTTATGAAAAGGCCGGCCTGAAGCCGGTGGCCATCCGTATGATGCAGTTCTCAACATCGACAGCGGAGGGATTTTATGCCGTGCATAAGGCCCGTCCGTTTTTTCAGAGCCTCTGCAGCTTTATGTCGTCCGGTCCTGCCGTGGTGCTGGTGCTGCAAGGAGACAATGCGATCAAGAAGAATCGGGAACTGATGGGTGCGACCGATCCGGCCAAGGCAGAGCCTGGGACGATTCGTAAAGCCCATGGGACCAATATCGAGTTTAACGCAGTGCACGGCTCCGATTCTCCTGAGACCGCCAAGTTTGAGATTGGATATTTTTTCGCTGAGATGGATCTGGTCGGATAG
- a CDS encoding tyrosine--tRNA ligase — protein MSELSRQLDLILRGVVEVIQQAELESKLTRSLKENRPLRVKAGFDPTAPDLHLGHTVLIHKLKHFQELGHQVIFLIGDFTGMIGDPTGQSETRVALSKEKVLENAKTYEGQIFKILDPAKTLVEFNSRWMGTMTAEGLIHLSAHYNVARMLERDDFRKRYAEQKPISIHEFMYPLVQGYDSVALTSDIELGGTDQKFNLLVGRDLQRVYGQEPQVVITMPLLEGTDGVRKMSKSVGNYIALEDTPNEMFGKLMSISDTLMIRYYELLTTEDMVGVKAAHPMDAKQTLAALIVAQYHGAEAGRQARAAFQQKFQEREFPSEPDARVILTQTDLREGRTISLVDLVAKTKLVPSKSEARRLIIQGGLEVDEQKQSDANALLSIVPGRAYRLKVGRRKFALVEFRP, from the coding sequence ATGAGCGAACTTTCCAGACAATTGGATTTGATTCTGCGCGGAGTCGTGGAGGTGATTCAGCAGGCTGAGCTGGAATCGAAACTGACTCGGTCTTTGAAGGAGAACAGGCCGTTGCGCGTGAAAGCAGGCTTCGATCCGACGGCGCCGGATCTCCATCTGGGCCATACAGTCTTAATCCACAAGCTGAAGCATTTCCAGGAACTCGGCCATCAAGTCATTTTCTTGATCGGCGATTTTACCGGGATGATCGGCGACCCGACCGGTCAATCGGAGACGCGTGTGGCTCTGTCGAAAGAGAAGGTGTTGGAAAATGCCAAGACCTATGAGGGGCAGATCTTCAAAATTCTCGATCCTGCGAAGACCCTTGTGGAATTCAACAGTCGCTGGATGGGTACGATGACCGCAGAAGGCTTGATCCATTTGAGCGCCCATTACAATGTCGCGCGGATGCTCGAGCGGGACGATTTTCGTAAGCGTTACGCGGAACAGAAACCGATCAGTATCCATGAGTTCATGTATCCTCTCGTTCAGGGCTACGATTCCGTCGCACTCACGTCCGATATCGAATTGGGCGGCACGGATCAGAAGTTCAATCTGCTGGTGGGTCGAGATCTGCAGCGGGTGTATGGCCAGGAGCCTCAAGTGGTGATCACGATGCCATTGCTCGAAGGCACGGATGGTGTGAGGAAGATGAGCAAGAGTGTCGGGAACTATATCGCACTGGAAGACACACCTAACGAGATGTTCGGTAAGCTGATGTCGATCAGCGACACATTGATGATCCGGTACTATGAGCTGCTGACGACGGAGGATATGGTAGGCGTCAAGGCTGCTCATCCCATGGACGCGAAGCAGACGCTCGCAGCGCTGATTGTCGCGCAATACCATGGGGCTGAAGCGGGCCGGCAGGCCAGGGCGGCTTTTCAACAGAAATTTCAGGAGCGGGAATTTCCAAGCGAGCCGGATGCGCGCGTGATCTTGACCCAGACCGATCTACGCGAGGGGCGAACGATCAGCCTTGTCGATCTGGTGGCGAAGACGAAGCTTGTGCCGAGTAAGAGCGAGGCTCGGCGGTTGATTATTCAGGGGGGCCTGGAGGTCGATGAACAGAAGCAGAGCGACGCAAATGCCCTGTTATCGATTGTGCCAGGAAGAGCTTATCGTCTGAAGGTCGGCCGCCGAAAGTTCGCGCTGGTCGAATTCCGCCCGTAG